One window from the genome of Lacerta agilis isolate rLacAgi1 chromosome 18, rLacAgi1.pri, whole genome shotgun sequence encodes:
- the DIRAS1 gene encoding GTP-binding protein Di-Ras1, with protein MPEQSNDYRVVVFGAGGVGKSSLVLRFVKGTFRDTYIPTIEDTYRQVISCDKSVCTLQITDTTGSHQFPAMQRLSISKGHAFVLVFSITSRQSLEELRPIYQQIVHIKGSVESIPIMLVGNKCDETQREVPTQEGEATAKEWKCAFMETSAKMNYNVKELFQELLNLEKKRNMSLNIDGKRSSKQKRTDKIKGKCSLM; from the coding sequence ATGCCCGAGCAGAGTAACGACTACCGGGTGGTGGTGTTTGGCGCGGGGGGCGTGGGCAAGAGCTCTCTGGTGCTGCGCTTCGTGAAGGGCACCTTCCGCGACACGTACATCCCCACCATTGAGGACACGTACCGGCAGGTGATCAGCTGCGACAAGAGCGTGTGCACCCTGCAGATCACCGACACGACGGGCAGCCACCAGTTCCCGGCCATGCAGCGCCTCTCCATCTCCAAGGGCCACGCCTTCGTGCTGGTCTTCTCCATCACCTCGCGCCAGTCGCTGGAGGAGCTGCGCCCCATCTACCAGCAGATCGTGCACATCAAAGGCAGCGTGGAGAGCATCCCCATCATGCTGGTGGGCAACAAGTGCGACGAGACGCAGCGCGAGGTGCCCACGCAGGAGGGAGAGGCCACGGCCAAGGAGTGGAAGTGCGCCTTCATGGAGACCTCGGCCAAGATGAACTACAACGTCAAGGAGCTCTTCCAGGAGCTGCTCAACCTGGAGAAGAAGCGCAACATGAGCCTCAACATCGACGGCAAGCGCTCCTCCAAGCAGAAGAGGACAGACAAAATCAAGGGCAAGTGCAGCCTGATGTGA